A genomic window from Bacteroidales bacterium includes:
- a CDS encoding GH3 auxin-responsive promoter family protein, translating to MPILGSIIKSAIDLRKKLPSSEKINGYKLQKKTLKKLLKKGSITAFGEKYNFQEILKEKNIVEAYQKNVPLFDYNLIFRKWWYRSLNGEPYVCWPGNVKYFALSSGTSEASSKQIPVTSDMLKSIKKTSIRQIFSLAYYDFPKEFYEKGILMLGGSTHLNFNGTYYEGDLSGITAGNIPFWFQHFYKPGRRIARGRDWPTKLDEIVKSAKNWDIGIIAGVPAWIQILLEKIISYYNVKTIHDIWPNLSIYVHGGVSLAPYIKGFEKLLAKPLTYIETYLASEGFIAYQSRPNTNSMQMVLNNGLFYEFIPFNEENFDNDGNLNENPKTLTIEQIEEDKEYALLLTTCSGAYRYLIGDTIKFTSKSKCEIIITGRTKHFLSICGEHLSQDNMNRAIQMTEEQMNVDIREFGVAGIKYGSLFAHKWFVGIDNVDVDPKQLSKLIDQNLKILNDDYRVERIEAIKDVFVEILPSQMFYDWMKKHGKEGGQNKFPRVLKNAKLSDWEEYIKQNKKTIE from the coding sequence ATGCCAATATTAGGTTCGATTATTAAAAGTGCAATTGACTTAAGGAAAAAGCTACCTTCTTCTGAAAAAATAAATGGTTATAAACTCCAAAAGAAAACTCTGAAGAAATTGCTAAAGAAAGGCAGCATCACAGCTTTCGGCGAAAAATACAACTTTCAGGAAATTTTAAAAGAAAAAAATATTGTCGAAGCTTATCAAAAGAATGTTCCGCTATTTGATTACAATCTTATATTTAGAAAATGGTGGTATCGTTCTTTAAACGGAGAACCATATGTTTGCTGGCCCGGAAATGTAAAATATTTTGCATTGAGTTCGGGAACTTCTGAAGCATCAAGTAAGCAGATACCGGTTACAAGTGACATGCTGAAATCAATTAAAAAAACAAGTATTCGTCAGATATTTTCTTTGGCATATTATGATTTTCCGAAAGAGTTTTACGAAAAAGGTATTTTAATGCTTGGCGGCAGCACCCATTTGAATTTTAACGGAACTTATTACGAGGGTGATTTATCGGGAATTACAGCAGGAAACATCCCTTTTTGGTTTCAACACTTTTATAAACCCGGCAGAAGAATTGCCAGAGGACGCGATTGGCCTACAAAACTCGACGAAATAGTTAAAAGTGCAAAAAATTGGGATATTGGCATTATTGCCGGTGTTCCTGCATGGATACAAATTTTACTTGAAAAAATAATAAGCTATTATAACGTTAAAACCATTCACGACATTTGGCCTAATTTATCTATTTATGTGCATGGTGGTGTTTCATTGGCTCCATACATCAAGGGGTTCGAAAAATTACTTGCAAAACCTCTGACTTATATTGAAACATATCTGGCATCCGAAGGATTTATTGCTTATCAAAGCCGTCCGAATACAAATTCGATGCAGATGGTTTTGAATAACGGATTATTTTACGAATTCATTCCATTCAATGAAGAAAATTTTGATAATGACGGAAATCTTAATGAAAATCCCAAAACTCTCACAATTGAACAAATTGAAGAAGATAAAGAATATGCATTACTCCTTACAACATGCTCCGGAGCTTACCGTTACCTTATAGGCGACACCATAAAATTTACATCAAAAAGCAAATGCGAAATAATAATTACAGGCAGAACAAAACACTTCCTAAGTATTTGTGGTGAACATTTATCGCAGGATAATATGAACAGGGCAATTCAAATGACAGAAGAACAAATGAATGTTGATATAAGAGAATTTGGCGTTGCAGGCATCAAATACGGAAGTTTATTTGCTCACAAGTGGTTTGTAGGTATCGACAATGTAGATGTTGACCCAAAGCAATTAAGTAAACTTATTGACCAAAACCTTAAAATATTAAATGACGACTATCGCGTTGAAAGAATTGAAGCCATAAAAGATGTTTTTGTAGAAATACTACCTTCTCAAATGTTTTACGACTGGATGAAAAAACACGGAAAAGAAGGAGGTCAAAATAAATTTCCGAGAGTTTTAAAAAATGCCAAGTTATCTGATTGGGAAGAATATATTAAACAAAATAAAAAAACAATCGAATAA